From Brassica rapa cultivar Chiifu-401-42 chromosome A06, CAAS_Brap_v3.01, whole genome shotgun sequence:
TGGCGATGCAATTATTTATTGTTGTACTATAAACTACAAGTGGTATTGACTTTTCATAATTAAATGGATAACAAACGATATTTTAAGCCTTAAATCAATCAGCAGATATTTAGCCTTATCCTTCCACGTTTCAAAACACAATTGCATTCCACTCAAAACGTATAGGCACGCCAAAAACAGAGGATCATAGCCGTAATTAAAAaagattagatttttttgtcTCTCACTATCATAGCCGAACGAGAGCAAAAGGGACAATCAGGAAGCCCACTCCGCGTCTTTTCTTGATAAAGATTCTTCGAGAATCGAAACCGAAAGCACAAAAGAGGGTTATCTAGAATtacatatttaccaaaaaaaaccaTCTTCCTTCTGTATCGATCATCGAATTGGGGTGTGGAAATATCTTCTCTTCTAAAAAGGAAAAAGCATCAAACTTTTCTTTGCttctgatcttcttcttcttctcgctgGAAATTGACGTTCCATGGCAAGAGTGTCGTTCAAGGATTCTCTGAAAGCTCTCGAAGCTGATATCCAACACGCTAACACTGTGTAAGCCCTCTTAATTTCTTTGCTTTCGCCATCCAaagtgttgatttttttttattgctgTGAAAATCTTTATCTTTATCACGCTGAGCtttcaagttttgtttctttgatttttttttgtctgaaatTATTCTTCTGTGTTCGTACAGAGGAGCTCGGAGATGGTACGGCTTGTTTTGTAGTCGAATTAGGGTTTAATCTGGGTCCCAAACAGTAAAGATATAATAAGAAGTAAGGATAAGTTAACAACCCATATCAGTGATGTAATTCAACGAAATTGGATAATGAAGTCATTCTTTTTGGGAGTCTTGTCTAAAAACAATACGAGTGTTGACCCTCCAAGTTGGACAAAGTCTTTGGCTTTTGTCTAACTGAGCTAAAAGTTTCTTTCCTCATCTGAGCTGAAAATGTGTTTGAGTTGTTTTAGTGTGTTGCTATGATAAAGCTGCTATGTCTTCTATTTGGTCACATCTGAGCTCTGATGTTTGATCCGATCAATACTTGAGTTAAGCGTGTGGTTTTCATCAAGTCAGGTTTGTTATGTGATGGTGCTTATGCATAATGTcactgtttcttttttcttctgaatGAATAAACAGTGCTTTGGATTATCCTCGGGAGAAGGATGGAGCTCGTGTTCAGATGAGGCTATCCTACAACCCGGCAGCTCAGTTTTTACTCTTTCTCGTCCAATGGACTGATTGCCACCTTGCCGGTGCACTCGGTTTGCTCAGAGTTCTCATTTACATGGTACATTCTTTACCATTTCTCTCTTCCTTTCCTTCTTCTCTAGAGTGATTGTTTGAGTAAATCCTTTCAACTGCATCAGACCTATGCGGATGGGAAGACCACAATGTCGGTTTACGAGAGAAAAACCAGTATTAAAGATTTCTATGGTAATGTTTATTCAAGTGTAACAAGTTAGTTTGATGATGCTTATGGGTTTTCCCTTATTGTGAAACAGCTGTGATATTTCCCTCGCTGTTGCAACTAGAAAGAGGTATCACAGACATCGATGACCGCAAACAGAAAGAGGTATGCAAAGTACGGTACAGAAACAAAGAGGAGATCGAAAGAGTAAAGCTCTCGGAGAGAGACGAAGAGTGCGGTATATGTATGGAGATGAACAGCATGGTTGTTCTACCCAATTGTACACATTCTTTATGCATCAAGTGTTACCGTGACTGGTAAGGAGGCCATTCTTTATTGAGTGAGTTTCTTCTCTGCAGGGTTCAATCATTATAACAAGGTGTTTTTTGTTGCAGGCATGGGAGGTCAGAGTCATGCCCTTTCTGCAGGGACAGTctgaagagagtaaactcaggAGACTTGTGGATGTTGATGGAGAGATCAGATACGGTCAGTCTCCATACGGTGGAGAGGGAGAATAAGAAGAGGCTGTTTGTGTACATAGAGAAGCTAACTCTAGTGGTTCCAGATCAAGTGTTTGCTGCTTCTCCTTATGATTGCCATGTCAAGTGAATaataagaagaggaagaagagcttTTATATAAAAGCCAAAACCGGTTCTGGTAAACTTTTATATGAATGTATATAATGTTTTAGAGTAGTAGTAACTAGtaagtaataatatatatatagtaaccATTCTCTTGGGGAAGTCCATATCTACTTgcttttctgttttgtttttttaaatgtgCATTTGGCTTTTGGTTCCCAAACTGTGTTATTTCTGTTGTGTACATTCATCATGACTCTAAACCTTTTCTTTGTGGAATGGCGCTTTCAATCACACAACTAATCCACACTCTGTTATCTTCTCTGGGAGTTATATTTGTAATTAATTGATCCGGTTTAGCTTGATCATCAGCTACAACACATACATGATATGAAAagcgagaaaaaaaaacagaaggacGAGAAACACACATCTTAAGGGGGCGTAGTTGGTAGcagttgtcggcggtttgcaacaatcactctaaaccgcttcaaaccgctccgaatctcataaattcaaaagctggttccagttagcgtttgcggttgcgggaaggtaaaacttttttctttttttcaaaacaatatatatacaaaagtaaaaatatttaataaaaaatttaaaattgaaattatgaaaatattaaaatatatctattatattttaattaatattataaaattttataataaaaacaattttaataaattttcaaaaattaaaattataactttctaaatataaattttatatttattataattttatgatttttgatattttataattatattaaatataaatattgttaatttattatttgactgttaccgtatTTAGTAGTTAATCAATTATAAGTcatccgcaaacgcaccaatttctaaccacagtaccagtcgtacaaatctcttaagaccgctagaaaccgcaatcgcccgcatccacaaattTCGCAACCGCAactgcaaccgctgcgtttgaaccagtcatgcCCTAAAAAGATATTGGTCATAACCAAACGAGAACAAGACCCAATAAACTTACCAGCtaatttcaaaatacatttgaaaAGGTATGAGAATccatatataaaagaaaaaggcCCTAAACTAACTTCAAAAGTTCATAAAGATCTGAAACGGTCACACAAATGGTTCTTCAATTGTGAGATTTCTCATGCTTTTCTTTTCTAAGCTGTAATAGAAAAGCCGAAAGGGAGTACCAGACAGTTTGGTTGGAACCAGACAAATCTAAAAGAGATGTATCAATGACCTTCAAGTCAAGACGAGTGGAAAATGTATTCAGGCAAAAGAAACGTATGCAAAGACCATTCCTCTTTCTCAGCATCTTCCACAACCCACAATCTAAAACGACCCTGGTGACTAGGTATGAGACCTGTGTGGACATGCATGCAACGCACATAACATGTCTCCAACCTCCTCCCAATAGCGCAACTCTTGTGCTCCTGCTCCCATAACTTGAGAAAAAAACCCACCTTAACCTATTGGAATTTGGGAATGTTCCTTTATAGAGACTCCTCTCGGCCCAGATAAAACAATTTGGGGCCCAGTACGGGTCAGTTGATTATAAAACCCGACCCGCTCAGGTAATCCCTCTTTCCAACTAACTAACTCAGCTTAGGGTTTGTTTCTCTCATTCTGGAGGATGAATCCATTGACGCAGATAAAGTGGACACAGGCTATAAACGCCAAGGAATCAGATCTAGGGATCTCGGAAGAGGCCTCGTGGCATTCCAAGTACAAAAACTCTGCTTATATCTACGCCGGAGGCTTAGCTTTCGATCTCACAGAGGGTGATCTCCTCGCCGTCTTCGCACAGTAAGTGCTTCCTGATTCAGAATCTTCGTAGGTTTTGGTTTTGATGAGTTTGTATTTCTTGTGGATTTGTAGATATGGTGAAGTCGTTGATGTCAATCTTATCAGAGACAAGGGCACTGGAAAATCAAAGGGTTTTGCTTTTCTTGCTTATGAGGATCAAAGAAGCACCATTCTCGCTGTTGGTTCGTTCTCTCCCTTTAATTAATTCTTGTACACTGGTTTCTAATTCTACTTACACTGTGATTTTGAAATTGCAGATAATCTGAATGGAGCTCAGGTCTTGGGGAGGACCATCAAGGTGGACCATTGTAGCAAATACACTAAGCGAGAGGAGGAAGACGAAGACACGCGACAGCACAACAGAGAGGCACGTGGTGTCTGCAGAGCTTTTCAGAGAGGAGACTGTACTCGTGGTGATTCTTGTAAATTCTCCCACGACGAGAAAGTAAGTTTACATTCACCCTCAGATATACAATATGCTTTTGAACACGGATGAACTTTCTTGTTATTcacattttgttttctttcactCTTTTGTTATGGACAGAGAGCTGCAAATACTGGTTGGGGTCATGAAGAGGATAGAAGCGCCAAGTGGGATCATGACAAGTTTAATGGTCCCAACAAGGGTGGTGGCCATCGAGGAGACTTCCAACCTGATCCGAATTACAGAGGAAAGGGTCGTGGAGAaagagatagagtggacagggaGCCAAGGTCTAGAGATTCTTACGATAGGAGGGAACAAAAGATATCAGGACGTCTTGATGATTCGCAATATTCAAGACACGATGCTGAAAATGATTATGCAAGGGACGACAAGAGATCCAGAACACATGATATGGAGAAATCGAAGGAAAGATCTAGAAGGGATTATAACGACAGGGAAGGAGAAGGTTCAAGTCGGCAATCGGGGAAAGATAGTGATTATTCGAGCAGGGATGCTCGCCGTCGCTAAAGGGATGTACAATGAGATGTGTTGTTCTTTACAAGAGAGTTGGTTATATTAAACTGCTTCGTCCTTTTACCGTCATTCATTCTATGTTTGTTGTGACACCCTAGACTTGTTGATTACTTAACTGTTTGG
This genomic window contains:
- the LOC103873258 gene encoding E3 ubiquitin-protein ligase AIRP2 — encoded protein: MARVSFKDSLKALEADIQHANTVALDYPREKDGARVQMRLSYNPAAQFLLFLVQWTDCHLAGALGLLRVLIYMTYADGKTTMSVYERKTSIKDFYAVIFPSLLQLERGITDIDDRKQKEVCKVRYRNKEEIERVKLSERDEECGICMEMNSMVVLPNCTHSLCIKCYRDWHGRSESCPFCRDSLKRVNSGDLWMLMERSDTVSLHTVERENKKRLFVYIEKLTLVVPDQVFAASPYDCHVK
- the LOC103873259 gene encoding zinc finger CCCH domain-containing protein 42 — encoded protein: MNPLTQIKWTQAINAKESDLGISEEASWHSKYKNSAYIYAGGLAFDLTEGDLLAVFAQYGEVVDVNLIRDKGTGKSKGFAFLAYEDQRSTILAVDNLNGAQVLGRTIKVDHCSKYTKREEEDEDTRQHNREARGVCRAFQRGDCTRGDSCKFSHDEKRAANTGWGHEEDRSAKWDHDKFNGPNKGGGHRGDFQPDPNYRGKGRGERDRVDREPRSRDSYDRREQKISGRLDDSQYSRHDAENDYARDDKRSRTHDMEKSKERSRRDYNDREGEGSSRQSGKDSDYSSRDARRR